The following nucleotide sequence is from Komagataeibacter medellinensis NBRC 3288.
GGTGCGATTGGTCGAGACACTCAGGCAGATAACAGGAAGTTTTTTGAAATTTTTCTTGTAAACAGACGAGTTCATAACGCTTTTAAAGAGATTTCCATGCAGGTCTCCATAATTATGCGGGACACTGAATTCGGTTTTCTCTTTATTGTAAGCTGGTAACAACACGCTGAAGTCGTAATCCCGCACGTACGAGGAAAAACTGTTCCCAGCGAGACCTTCTATCCGTTTATTGGCGTTTTTATCAACAATTGTTGTGTAGAGGACTTCAATCAGAGGAAAGCTACCGTTTTTACCAGCAAAGGCGAGATCCATTTCGACAGAGATGATCTCAAGTTCAAGAGTGTAGCGATCTCTGTTGGCATTATCCCACTGCGCCAGATCATTAAACCGATTGTCTATCATCTGCAGGACGTTACGCAGATTTTCCTGGCGACTTTCTCCTCTCGCCAGATTGGCAAAATTGGTTGTAAGGCGCGTTCTATCGGAAGGGTGATAGTTTTCATCGAAACGAAGCCGATGGATACTGAATGTGGTGTCCTGAATCATTGCGGTCCTGCGTTCTTTTTCTCACCCCGAACCAGAATGCGAGCACTGATGATGCAAGACATCTTCAGTTTTAACTTCTGGCTTTCCCATGCGGTGGTGGTCATCATGGCTGCATTTATGCCTGAACACACTTATGATCAAAAATGATTTTATTTCATAAAATCATTAATATATTTCATGAATGAATTTAGTGGAATTGCCTTTGGAAAAGATAAAGCGCAAAAGTAATACCAACGGTTATAGCCTCTGACCTGTGTGAGCCCATTTTCTGAGAGTATCCGTTGTGGTCAAGCGGCTTTTGGGATCCAAAGCCGATCTTTGTGAAGCAGGGGTAATCCCCCCCATTTTTAGTGGGGTTCTGACCGAGAATTCAGGCAGCTTCTTTTAGTTTCCGGGCGGGTGTAAACCCGCCGTTCCCCATGTTGGGTCTGTCATTGTTATATGTCCAGAGCCATTGTGTTGCGACTTCCTGCACGTCCTGAATGGTTTCAAACAGAGACTGCTCAAGCCATTCCTGCCGGACAGTTCTGTTGTAGCGTTCGATATAAGCGTTCTGCTGCGGAGTGCCTGCCCTCAGCCTGGCGGATCACACCCATGATCCGGGCATCAATAAAGCGATCTCTCTTCATCAGAATCTCCTCATCCTTACGCTGAGAAAATTCTCTTTCAAAAGCCACTCTTTTTATGAGGGGATTACCAGATGACCGGCACAAAACCGTTACAAGTCCAGTTCCGCGTCATCGCAACCCGCTACGATAAACCGAAATCAACCTTCCTCGCAGTCGTTCGGTTTGCCTCAATCATTATCCTCATTAACTGACAATATGCCGTAGAAGCCTCGGCTCAATGCAATTCTCGATTCCGCCAGTAGCGTCACACAACCTCACTACTAAAATCAGCGACCTTCGATTTTGTGTCGCAGTTCCCGGCCACGTTCGGTAAGGCGGGAGCGTTCCATGCCCCACCGCGCCGAACATCCACCGGCGATAAAGCCCATCAATACGAGAGATGACCGGATACTTCCTCCGTCCAGTAAGGTTCCATACCCACCATCTTCTGGCAGGGACAAAATAGCCCGTTTCTGTGCGGGGGTCAGGCTTTCCGATCCAAAATAGGATCGACCCGTTCCGTTTCGCTGGCTACCGCCAATATATGTATGCATTTCCCGTGTTTCCTTTGAAGTGTTTGACGGGAGTAGGCCCGCGACATGCCATTGCCCGACGTACGTCATTCTTCAACACTGCTCAGAAAAGAACACGCGAATGGGGAAAGCTGCGGATAAAACAGAAAACATGGCCGTCACTCCGTCTGTCGGGCACCCCGCCCGATAGAACTGGTTACGTCACAAAGGCAGGTCTCCTGGCTTACGGGTCGTCAATACCGGTTCAGTCTTCCCAGCCTGTTCGTCATAGCCAGTGACGGGTCCTGTCATAAGGACATACGATCCGGAATCTCTCCGCCTACAGTTGCGGGGGCAGCCACCGACTTGTTCCCGGACCCTGATAAGCCCTGCCAGAACGCACGGCGTTCCCTATTAACCCGTTCGCACGGGGCCTTGTGATGTAAAGGTAGTGTGGCGCAGGCCAGCCCACAGTGCAAGTCTGCCAGCTTCCCGTCTGTGTGAAGGACACCATGCTCTTTCATTGCAGGTTTTTGAAAAATCCATATTGCGTAGCTCACGAGACCTGACGCATATTGCAGCAAGCCTTTATGTCGGTGGTGCCGCGCAAGCGGAGTAATAGGGAATACCGTAAGCTCTGGCGGGATCTGTAATGATCCGGGAGCCAGTCGGTGGCTGCGCCCGCAACTGTAGGCGGTATGTAGACGGATCCAATCATCTGATATTCAGTCAGATGGGTCACTGCTTCCAGTAAGGGAAGTGGGAAGACAGGACCGAACTGCCATGATCCGTGAGCCAGGAAACCTGCTACCGTCGCAAACCGTGCCACCGGGCGGGACTGACCGGCGGCAGGAGATCAGCCGTGACGCGTTCTTTTGCTTATCGATGTGCCTGTCAAGGCTCCCTATATATGCGGATTATTAGTCTGTACCCGGATAAATCCCGGCTTCGCAAAGAGGTTCTCTTCGTAGGCCTTCTGGCCGGCGGCTTATAACTCGCACGTAATTTCCTGACCTCGTGACACAGGTACCTACATTTTATTCTGGATAAAAAAGAAATATCCATGAACACAGATATGAGCATGGCAGCCGTTACAGAACCAGAGCCGGTTGTCGCAATGTGTATGTTTTCTGATGCATGTCTTGATCAATCCTTGGCCCTTCGCCTGCGGCAGCCCGAGGTAAAACAGCTTTTCGTCCGCTTTGTAGCGGTCCTTATGCGTAAAAGGACCGACGCTTTGGAATCTATTGCCAACTCAGTGGAAAAACAGATCAACGCGCTGTTTTCCCGTCCATTTACGCGGCGGCAGGTGCAACGGATACTAGGGATCACCAACCAGAAACGTCTGCTCTGGATACAAGATGGGCACCTGCAGCAGACCGGAATAATCCTGAATAACCAGCGCGGTCAAAAATTGAGAGTTCCTGTATCTTGCGCCGAGAGAATTGGATGGCTTAACCAGAATCCTGACATGATCGAAGCATGGCGTGACGAGGATGCCCGCATCCTGACATACGAAGACCGGTCCAATGCAGCCCTTTCCAGTTAATCCATTCCGATTGAGAAAAAAGATGGCTTCTCCCGTACCTTCGCCGGGTTTTATCCTCATACAACAGCGGCGACGTCGACGTTCCATATCGGTATCCCGCCTTATGGAATCCGCACCTCTCCGGGAAGACGTCATTCAGGCAATAGCCAGGACGGAACTCCCTGTTCCAAACCCGGAAGACCGCATTCGTGCAGATGGATTTGAAACATTCCTTCGTCTGGCACCTCCCGCTGATCAGCTTCCCGCTGCGCCGAAGGCGCGGGGCAACTACCTGGAGGAACTGTTTTCGCCCCTGCTGTCAGAGGCTCTGGCCTATGTGGATACAGCCTGCGATTTATCAAACACGCACGGGATCGAGGCGCGTATGGCTTTGCTTCAGGCCTATATTTCCGCACACTGGACCATTGGCGCGCGTGATGCCGCCATGCACCTATACGGTATACCAAGCCCAAAGGGTTGACTGAAAGCATAGTGGTCACCGCATGAGCGGCGTAACCCCACCTGTCGGTTACAAGCGTGAAGATACTCAGGAATCTGGCGTTATCGGGGTGGGACGAGCGGTTTGATCAGTATCAACAAGCTCTTCGCTCCATGCAGACCGGCATCGCGTTTCGAGGAATTGGGCGTTCCTTTCGCTTCGCGCATAATCAGATGAGACTCTTGATTGACGATGGCCCCGTGCAAGCGGGTTAAAAGGGAATGCTGTAACGCTCCGGCTGGACAATTCTGTTCCGGGAGCCAGTCAGCGGCTGCTCCCGCAACTGTATGCGGTATGCCACCGGTTCGTTCACCTGCGGGTGAGCCACTGTTTCCTTCGGGAAATGGGAAGGCATGGACTGGCAGGCCATGATCCGTGAGCCAGGAGACCTGCCCTCGTCTGCAAACCACGTCGTCGGGCGGGATGCACCGAAGGCAGGAGATTGCCCATGCGTTATGGGAAGACCATTATAACTGAGCGATGCCCCAGATGTTTCATAATTCTGGTGGAGACATCATAATGCGGCGCTATGTGACCGGCGCGTTTCTGACAACCGGTCCACTCGCCCTGTATGGTTCAGGGACATGTGCTCATACTGCTGATATTCCTGACACCAGCACCGACGACATTTCCTTCAGCGTGCGCCGGACGGACGTGGCTTCTGGCGACGTGTGGGGACATGACACGCCGATATATGGCAGCCATACCTATCCCGTCTCGATACGTAGCGGAGAATGTGCCGGCATTGGTTTTGCGCATATTGCGGGCACGGCACATTTAACCGGCCAAGGGCGCCCGCATGATGGTAAAGGTCATACCGGGCTTTTCAGACAGCAGATGACGGGCGCGACAGAACCATTATGGAAAACATCCATGGTGCCCTAACCGCTCATTCTTACGGCATGCATCGCGGAGCATCGGTCATGCGCTTTTCCATGCGAATTCGCCGATAAATCCGCCGATATTTCATAATTTCAGTCACGCGCGAAGCAACGAAAGAGACATCATGCATATTGCGCAAAAAGCAACCTGTGTCTCGCTATTCTTCAGTGTCATGATTGGAGGAACTGCTGCTGTTCACGCACAGGTTCCTCCAGCAACAACAGCTCCGCCCGCCGTTCTGGGGCAATGGATCACCAGAAACCACAAGGGTGTCTTCGAGATCACACGGTGTGGCGACCATTTGTGCGGGAAGCTGGTGGGCCTGAACTATAGTGATGAAATCCCACGGGACCAGACAGGACGTTCGGAATGTGGCTTGCCCATGCTGCAGGACTTTGTGCAAGATACGGATCAACCGAACCGCTGGAACGGGTCCATTCTCGATCCCAATACCAATCACGTCTATCAGGCCCGTATGTGGGTTAATCAGTCTGGACAACTCAAGTTACGGGGCTATCTCGGGATTCCGATGTTCGGGCAAACGCAGACCTGGTTCCCTTATAAGGGTCATATCGGCCCGGACTGCAAAATGAGCACCTGATCTGCATGGTGCCAGGTCAGGCGAAGATGCCCATGCGCATTAAGACGGAGCATGGGCATCGACCGGTTTACTCCCTGGCATCCTTCCGGGGCGACATACCATTCTGGATAAGGATCTGGCGCAGCGCCACGATAACCGGAAAGACCTCCTGATTCCGGTCGCCATCCTGCTCCCGCCATGCCTGCTGCTCCAGCTCGACAATTTCGCGATCTTCAGTGAAAACCCGCTCCGTAAAGGCGATCAGCAGTGGCCATGCCAGATCCAGCACAAACGGGATTTTCAACCTGCGTATGGATAACAGGCCGAAAACGCGGTTGCTCAGCTCTTCCCGATCCTGGGGCACGTAGGCGATCCACAATTCCATCACCGGTTTATCTACGCCCTGGGTTTCGATACGTAATGTCTGATACGGATACTGCGTGCGGATGGTCATGACATCCCGGTAGGCGAAATCCCGGCCGTCTTTCCGGCGTTGTCCGTAAATCAGGGCTTCGCTCAACGGCTGCTTACCGGCCGTGCGGGCAAATGTATAGCGGGCCTCCACGAAATCCTTCCCACACTCCATTCCCAGAAACCGCGGTTTCATGCTTCCGACCAGACGGCTGTGGAGAACCTGATGGTTCATATCCATCAGGTTCTCATGCATAAAACTGTAGTGGCACTGCACGACCTTGCCAAACCGGCGGGTCCTATAATGCGGGTCGCGGACACGCGGGAAGTCAGGCAGGGGTACGCTATCGGATTTTTCCAGATCCCCCATGAATACGAAGATCAGGCCGTCCTTTTCACGACAGGGCCAGGTACGCAGCCGAGGTGGTTCGCGTTCCAGCTTCATGTCAGGGGAAAAGCATTGGCCGCGTCGACTGTATTTCAGCCCATGATACGCACAGCGGACAAAATCCCCACACACTTCCCCCCTGCTGAGTGGGAGTTGACGGTGGGGGCAGACGTCATCCAGCGCGAAAATGGCTCCGGCATCTGGCCTGACCACGACAATAGGCTGTCCTGCATAGCGGACACCGATCGCCTTGCCCCGGCGCAGTTCACGCGACCACGCGACCGGATACCAGAAATCGGGATTGCTGCGAACGCGACGGATATCGACACCTGACGAGGCTGCGATTTCAGACACGGTTGTTTCCGATATATCTCCTGTCATGATCTGTTCAATGTCTCACGCTGTCGGCAGCGCATGGGACAAAACGAATATCGTTTTCACAAAATTCGTGGACGGGCTCTGTCTGGCGTCTCCACTGACAGGAAGTGGCCAATGACACGATTTCAGACATTTTCTGCTGCAGCATAACCGGGTCGTCTGTTTCATTCAGCCCCGCCGTGCCACCCAATGCCCCGGATGGCGCGATCATAAGACGGTCCCGACGATGGGAGTTTAATATCTGTTCTACAATGCTCCGGGCCATACCAATATGGGTTGGTGCCGTGCCAGAGGCATCGACCAATCCCAGTGACAGCCAGCGATCCGCTGAAAAATGCTTCAGCACATAAGGCAAACCGCGATAACCGTGCACCAGATCTATATGTAGACCATCGAAAGGCAGTTGCAGCACAAACGGAAGATGCGGCCCAAAGCCTCCTTCTCCACCCACCAGAACCAGTGACGTAACACCTGATATCTCGGCCAGGATGCGCCATGCAACGTCAATGTGGGTCAGTGTAGCAGCCGATAGATCGGGATGTGCGAGGATAGGTTCATCAATCTGGACCCATAAGCACCCTGCAGTGGTCAACTGTTCAAGGCATTCAATATAGGCCGGTAACAGGCGCATCAGGCTCTGAGCAATATTGTCTTCCTTCGCCATGCCGCATAAGACGAGAAAACTGACTGGCCCCAATAGAATGGGCCGGGTCGTGATACCCTGCCGCCACGCCGCGACGAACGCGTCGTAAGGCCAGTTATGAACAAGATGAAATGGTTGTGCCGGTCTCAGGACAGGCTGTCGGTATTCACCATTCACGGGGTCGCAGGCCATTACCGTATCATCAGTCGCAACGCCAAACATTCTGGCAGTCTGCACAATCCTGCTGTGCCAGAGGCTATTGGCAGTCGCGATATGGGAAATGCCCGCTGCGCGCTGGAAGGCGACTCCCCGGCCCTCACTGACAAACGGAAAACCCAATGTCGCCGTCAGAA
It contains:
- a CDS encoding aromatic ring-hydroxylating oxygenase subunit alpha, with protein sequence MTGDISETTVSEIAASSGVDIRRVRSNPDFWYPVAWSRELRRGKAIGVRYAGQPIVVVRPDAGAIFALDDVCPHRQLPLSRGEVCGDFVRCAYHGLKYSRRGQCFSPDMKLEREPPRLRTWPCREKDGLIFVFMGDLEKSDSVPLPDFPRVRDPHYRTRRFGKVVQCHYSFMHENLMDMNHQVLHSRLVGSMKPRFLGMECGKDFVEARYTFARTAGKQPLSEALIYGQRRKDGRDFAYRDVMTIRTQYPYQTLRIETQGVDKPVMELWIAYVPQDREELSNRVFGLLSIRRLKIPFVLDLAWPLLIAFTERVFTEDREIVELEQQAWREQDGDRNQEVFPVIVALRQILIQNGMSPRKDARE
- a CDS encoding DUF1852 domain-containing protein; translation: MIQDTTFSIHRLRFDENYHPSDRTRLTTNFANLARGESRQENLRNVLQMIDNRFNDLAQWDNANRDRYTLELEIISVEMDLAFAGKNGSFPLIEVLYTTIVDKNANKRIEGLAGNSFSSYVRDYDFSVLLPAYNKEKTEFSVPHNYGDLHGNLFKSVMNSSVYKKNFKKLPVICLSVSTNRTYHRTKNQHPVLGVEYEQREFSLTDHYFKKMGMQARYFMPRNSAAPLAFYFFGDLLSDYSTLELISTISVMESFQKVYRPEIYNSNSAAADYYQPSLKHQDYSNTRIVYDREERKQLAISQGHYTDEQFIRPYHDILEKWSAGYTA
- a CDS encoding DUF2147 domain-containing protein; translated protein: MHIAQKATCVSLFFSVMIGGTAAVHAQVPPATTAPPAVLGQWITRNHKGVFEITRCGDHLCGKLVGLNYSDEIPRDQTGRSECGLPMLQDFVQDTDQPNRWNGSILDPNTNHVYQARMWVNQSGQLKLRGYLGIPMFGQTQTWFPYKGHIGPDCKMST
- a CDS encoding uroporphyrinogen decarboxylase/cobalamine-independent methonine synthase family protein encodes the protein MIREPGDLPSSYTKPSDGMCRRREKLMPIWQEAACHNDMPQGVSSRHYSSIHSRYPTRLLTATLGFPFVSEGRGVAFQRAAGISHIATANSLWHSRIVQTARMFGVATDDTVMACDPVNGEYRQPVLRPAQPFHLVHNWPYDAFVAAWRQGITTRPILLGPVSFLVLCGMAKEDNIAQSLMRLLPAYIECLEQLTTAGCLWVQIDEPILAHPDLSAATLTHIDVAWRILAEISGVTSLVLVGGEGGFGPHLPFVLQLPFDGLHIDLVHGYRGLPYVLKHFSADRWLSLGLVDASGTAPTHIGMARSIVEQILNSHRRDRLMIAPSGALGGTAGLNETDDPVMLQQKMSEIVSLATSCQWRRQTEPVHEFCENDIRFVPCAADSVRH